TCGTGGACCAATGGCCACGCTTTCATGAGCGCATCCTGGTGGTGCTGAAGCACGTAGGGCGCGTACGATAGACCTTCGCCGTCCGTGACGAGCGTCTTTCCGATCTCGGTGAGTGAGTACTTTctctcggagtcggagtcgtTGGGGTTATGGTGCTCCGCGAAGACGCCGTAGCTGGTGAGCATGCGGAGGATGCGCTGGAGGTTCTCTGGATCAGCAGAGCTCTGGGAGGGGAGGACACGGGCGAGGATCTGAGAAGACGAGATCGGGGAGTTGGAGCCGCCTTGCCAGATGGCATCGGGGACGTTGAGGCGGACGATGGCGTTGAGGGACATGGGCACGCTGATCATGTTGGAGAGCTCCATTATAGCCAGCCTGGCTCGGTTTCGACTTTCTGTCATCTCGTCCTCCATCAGCTAGACACTTTCACGCCACTTTCTGGGTATGTCACTCTGTACTCTGATATTCTGATCCGGTTGTATTGCAATTTGCTGAAGTTGGttataaatatggaaaaatatttgcatcagcctactattCATCACACACTTAACACATTTAGTATattgaggtttaaaaaaaaaaaaatttaaatgcatgatgtgtgaagtgtgtaggttgatgcatagaattacccTATAAATATTCTGTCACCCCAGCACGTttggtgtgctgcggcttcttCACACACTACTAtgtgaagaagatttattcataaaataaagagTTCTGTCAGGTTATCGAAAAATAGCCAGAAGCAGtacatcaattttattttattttatttttgtttttatgtattttttaattattataaatattttttaaaaaaataaaatatttataatattataaaaaaatatttatttaatcattaaataaaataattaaatacttttaaatagatccaaaacattttcataaaataaaaataatatattcgaTAGGCTACAGAGGGTGAAAGAAAAGACCGAATACCCGACCCGACCGAATTACCGACCCAACCCGACCCGAATTACCCGACCTGGTTGTGTTTTAAAACGGAAACGGAATACCCGTTATCCGATTTGTTTTTAAACGGGTATTACCCGTTTACCCGATTTCATCTAAAATCTTACAGAATACCGCTCGAGTCGACACTCTCCCTCGCAGCCGCTCTCCTCCATCGCAGCTCTCTCCATCGCAGCTGACTCTCGCAGATCTCACTCTCTCCATTGCAACTCGAGCGGAAAGGTTAGTGGGTTAAACCCATTCTCATCTCTGTTCTATTATGCTCGTTGGTAAAATTTGGTATCTGGTTTAGGGTTAAAATCGTGTGGGTTGAAATCGGGCCATGTATTAGGGATTTTTGAATTTCTGTGCTGGCCGATTGTTGTGCGGTAGTTTCTAGActgatttctcaattttttcctCTCATGATTGTTCTAGTTGGTGGTAACCGAATAGAGGaaggataatatttttatgttgtgCTCTGTTTTACTCACAGCCGTGTGCTTTGTAAGGCATTTTTGATGTATCCCTTCCTCGTGTTTTCTTGAGTTTAAATTATGTTCTTAGTTATGTTTAagccttttttttatgtattaaattaatAGAGATGAGAATgggtatttttaatattttccctAAGTTAATAGTCTTACTAAGCAACCAaggattttattaaaactagtgATTTTTATGTTGTAATTTTCTAGTTTATAAGGGATTCACCCTTGCTGTTTTTTGCTatgtttaaacaaaaaaaaaatgatgtttcttgCTAGTTTTCTTCAATACTAGTGTCCTTAGTCTATGTAGTTGGGATTGTGATTGAATGGAGGGATGCttaaaggcatgaatgcactAAAGCTACTAGCTATCTATGGAGGTGCAGAAAATTCTGCTATGCACTCTGTTTTGAGGCTTAAAACAGTTCACTTCATTCCCATTATTCTCTTGCATCCTTTCCTCAACCAAAGTTAATTGTTTGTATGAAGCACCATTGCAAACAAGTGACAAAAACCAACCATCTTGTGAGCTTTAGCCCTTTGTTTAAATTGACTACATGTTTAGGGTGCCTTCATTTAAAGTTTTGGCATTCATTAGTGTTAAGTTTTGCAATGATCCACTTGCCCGTAAGTGCCTTCATTTAAAGTTTGAAGTCCAGTTTTTGCAATTGGGTgggtatattaattttatgttatgacGTTGCATATTGCATAGAGATCGAAGGCAATACCCTTGTAATTGCTTGTATCTATTCATGTCCTCGTTGATTCCCACAAAACTCAATCAAAGGTGACAAAAATGTTGAAAGTGTGGCAGACAAAAATAATAGGGTTTGCCCCACAGCCATAGGCCCCTTAATTTAGTGTGAcacttaattaaattattaattagtggACGGTCCAAATTAATCAGTTTTGGTTCGAATGTGGTCCGGTGCCGATGCCCCACTAACTtatcaaaatattcataatttgtACGTTAATAAGTTGTGATCATGAGATCATTGCTTGTTTGATATTACTTTGATATATAAGCTAGCTGTACTACTtggaatatttgtaatttgctATTTTCAAGCTAATATTTCAGATCAATAAAAACAACTTGTTCCGGTAGCACATCTttgattcaatatatatattaattaagaggAAGGAGATCACTCCAAATTCTAAGCCAAAAGTGATGTGATTTTGGACAGTTTCTAACGTGTACATAAATGTATTAAAACAGTGCTGCTATTTTGATTGTTTGTATAAACACTGGGTTTCAAAATAAACCCCAaaatggaaattaatttataaaattacccaaTTTATCttctagtttttctttattttattcagaTACATTGTCAAACGTTTTCCTTCTTAAAGGCCAATAAGATAGTTTGCATTTCAGATATGAGTGGTAGGATCAACTTGACCCCACGGTAATTGGATCCATAGCACTCTATTACCTGCAATGAAACAATTTGACAATCAAGGCACAGTAACTTGGGTAGATGACActtgcttttcttctttttagcAGATATAATTGCTGAGTACACttcaaaagaaatacaaatCAATGGAATGCGAATGCGAATGAATTTTTTGGATAGTTATTATGTGCTTGAGTCTCTATTTGCATCCTTTTAAgggaatatgttttatttaatttacaggtatcttactctatttttttttttttaatttgcagggAATATGCCTTCATCTGGGTCTGAATCAATGCCCAATgtgattcatttggatagtactCAGCCTCCAACTTTGGATAGCTCTCTCCCAACAACTAGTCCTCAAGTTCGCCCTCCTATCACAAGAAAACGGGGAAGATCAGATGTATGGCAACACTTTATGAGGATTGAGAATGTCAAGGATCCCAATGAGCCCAAAGCCACGTGCGATTATTGTGGTAAAGTTTTGTTATGTCATCCTAAAAAACAAGGTACTTCATCTTTGAAGTACCATTATCAGACATGTAAAGTCTTTAATGCTAGTGGAGTTGGAAGGGATAACCCCCAATCAAAAATGACCGGGACTAGGAAGACGGGGGTGGATGGTACAACTAGTAGTCCTAGTGTTGGACTTGCTAAGTACAATGAACAGAAAATACGATCGGCGGTAGCTAAAATGATAATCATGGATGAGTTACCgtttagatttgtagaaaaacaagattttaaagactttatgaccgtagttgagcctagatttccaatcccctctcgcattactattatgcgagattgtatgaagatgtACATGTTAGAAAAAGATAAGTTGAAGAACATGTTCATGGCATCtgattataagatttgcatcactactgacatgtggacatcaattcaaaatcttaactatatgtgcataacagcccattttattgatgatgattagATCTTGCATAAGAGGattatagattttaagaaagttcCTGATCACAAAAGAATAACAatagaaaaagagattgagtcaTCTGTACTTGGATGGGgcataaagaagatatttacaatcacaatcgacaatgcatcctctaatactacggctattgattatttgaggaaaattgccAAACTTAGGGATTGTATGGTATTAGAGAATGAACTTATGCATATAAGATGttgtgcacatattttgaatctcatTGTTCAAGATAGATTGAAAGAAGTTGATAAATCAATTGTCAAGATTCGAAATGCAGTAAAATATGTGAAATCTTCCCCTGCAAGACTTaataagttcaagtcatgtgtagagaagcaaaatattttgggtggtgggcttctttgtcttgatgttccaactaggtggaactcaacatatctaatgttgagtgcggctctcaaatattatgcggcgtttgaggtgatgcaagatgaagacaatGAGTTTGACCCATATTTACGTGAGGTTGGACAAGGAATACCAACTTTACATGATTGGGAAACTATTaaggtttttgtaaaatttttgaaacttttttatgaTACGACTTTGCAGGTTTCAAGCTCAATTtatgcaacttcaaatttgttcattagagaagtatttacagtctataattatttgaacaaattttctatgAGTAAGAGTAATATGCTGAAAACCATGTCGGAGAGGatattgttgaaatatgacaagtattgggggggattttgagaaattgaacaaaatgttgtttattgcaTCTATGCTTGATCTGCGCTTCAAGTtagaagttttggaattttgttttagaaattttcttgtGAATGAGCGAGCGTCTGAACTTGTTGATTGGTTAAGGAGGATCATTGAGCGGATGTAtaagcaatattcaaaatctagtGTAGGTTCAAGTAGGAGCCAATCAAGTGTTGGTGAGACCCAAAGcaatacttcttatgataatgtggatgatatattaagtatatttgaataatatcaaaCATCAAAGGGTGCGGTAGAGTCTaaatcagaattggataagtatttcatggaaAGTGTTAAAGGATCGACACCCGACTTTGATATTCTACTATGGTGGAAGGTGAACTCAATCAGATATCCGATCCTTGCCAATATGGCTCGAGATGTGTTAGCTATTCACATAGCTACTATTGCttctgagtcggcatttagcgttGGAGGTCGtgtcttagattcatttcgtaGCTCATTGGCCCCAACAACAGTTGAATCTCTTATTTGCACACAAAACTGGTTAATGGCtccctccattaattatgactccCAAGATGTAATGGAAGATGCTGAAAGCTACAAGTTAGAAACCGATAAGattcatatttgaattttattttcatatagtcttttcaattaattatatgtttaacataattttttttcatgtggagataactttgaaaaatattttaaatgagatcgaTTGAAGAttatttgaagtacttttggACCAAAACTAGCTAATCCAAGAGTAagaccattttttcttttttctttagattgaatttttttttttttgtgggcatgTTCTTCAATCTTCACTTTCTTTCTTAGCAATAGAGGATGTCCAATTTTAGTatcattatccaattttttgtgggcatgtAGATTAGCTAGTTTTGAAGACAGGAGGAAGATTCATGAACACGCATGGATAGGATTCATGTGGACAtcaattttttgtgggcatgcaGATTACTTGAAGTACTTTTTTGTGGGTCCGGTTTAATTGATATGTATGCCAAGTGTGTTTGTGTTGGAAGTGCTCGCTAAGTGTTTGATAGGATTAAAGTAAGAGATGCTGTTATGGAACTTTATGGATCAATACccatcttttttagtttttttttttttttatgtggatatttacaaacatattttttgtaaattcttgGAGTCAGAAGATTAAGAGactaacatatatctattttcaaaaaaaaaaaaaaaatcggttaATCGGGTATTCCGAAAACAGTGTACGGGTCGGCAATCGGGTATCGGGTAAATCAGGTAATCGGGTAACAGAATAGTCTTGGATTCGGTTCGAGTCGGAACAGTAAatttcgggtcgggtcgggtcgggtcggatgAACAGTTACCATACAACTCAAGTTTGCTTTGTATCTTAGTCaaaattgctttttttttttttaatatttttcagatatctttaaatatttttaaaaaataaaatatatgaaattaaaagaaaaaataataacctcTCAACTTAGATTCGATATGAACAGAAAGAGGtatctattaatatatatattaataaaatattcctacaatccattattaatataaatcttaaaatttttttatctcatctcatctcatattgtcattatatttttttcaaatttttatataaaatataataaacaattcaatttttttaaattctaattcaattttttcaaatcctaacacaataataatattaaaacataatattttaaatttttaaacaaaacataaaattctcatctcatcttccaAACATGCCTGGATAGTGAATGATACCTATCGAGGGATGCGGagatcataaataataaatataataataataactaatagttctatttaaaaaaatttatactatatacaatattaaaaataaaatttaatttaaattttactaatcaaattatatcaaatgtaaattgtgttatttataattatgatataatattaaagagtaatgctagagagaagccattatagcagtgcacactttacACTTACTGCGTGGCTgattctagttgattgttcccaacactccCTTAGAGAGATGTGTGGTTTAGATGATGTCACATCTTGTGTGTAAAATAGATACTTTCaatagtaacttctatctagatttattcaatattaaatatgataCTTATTAGAAGAGCCACAGACAACATTTGGGTAAGAGTAGTATTACACTCATCGAGGATGTAGTATGAGAATGGATCCGATAAAATTATttgactatttttatttttttatatcgttgcatatttttttttttaaatcacaaaattattttaaaatattttcttaattattaaataataaataaattatcggACCCAAGTAGACCTTGGCAGGGAGGGACAGCAAGGAAGCGCCCCTGCGCTAACTATTTTGTCTTCTACCACTGATGCTGATCATTCATCCAATTGCTGAACAAAACTACTGCCCCcaattatttgttctttttcccCCACTGACCACACGCCGAAGATGATCCTCGGGCGTCCTCATTGGGTATTGCCTTTCTTCTTAGATCTcatttggataataagataaaataagataagataaaataattttaaataaaagataaaagttaaataaaaatttttaaaatattatattttaatattattattattttaaaattttaaaaaattaatttttttattatattttatataaaaattttaaaaaattataataatgagataaaataaaaccgtTTATGTATCCCAATGAGGTTTTAGAATATATCTCTTGTAACATAAGTGTAAatgcaattttttgttttttttttcaactatttttaaatattttaaaacatttaaaaaaaacaaattcattaatattacttttttaatcattaaataaaaataaaaaaataaaaatcacaatcgATCACTTTTATCAGCTGAAATAACATTTTCAaacctctatattttctttattatgatgcctatatttttacaaaagatttatacatttaaaatttttacctAACATTCCTTTACAAAAATccttatcttttctttctttactaTGGAgcctacatttttttataaaagatgtatacatttaaaatttatacctaacattactGATTTGTTACATAAAAATAGTGAGATTATTCATTCTTAGTTAGCTCATCAGCAATTGGTTGGTGAAAAGGACACGCATACAGTAGAGCCCCGCTTCTTGTGTCCCCTTAAAGTAAGATGCAGATCCTCGTCCAACAGCTAAACCATTACCAAACTACTGGACTGGCCCAATTGTTTGTTCTTTTTCCCTACTGACCTCAATCCCTCGGGCCTTCCCATTGGATATTtgctccttcttcttcctcttgacCTTTTGCAAAAATCTCTCTTATCTGATTGCAATTGGAACTCGCTAGCATGTAACTAGTAAAGAAAGCCCAGTTCTTGTTTCTCAGTGATTTGCTCTTATCTTTTACCATTTCTGAGCAAAAGCCAATCAGAAGCGAAAGAATCAGAGTCGAGCACAAGCTTTCCCTTACAAACTTCCGTTTCTACCGtccttttttattatattatatatatatatatatatacatatttcaGGCAGCCAATTCCACCTAGTAAGATATGTGGGTAAGCTGCTTATTACATGGCTCTGGTTATGTAGAAGAATTTGCAAAATCTGAGGTGAGTTCACAAGAAGAATAATGACGAGTCCTTGTATAACTGCAGAAATGGCAATGAAACTTTTCATGATCTTAGCATCCATCGATATACTATTTTGCTACATATTTGTAGTCACAGGGTAAGTgtacataattattttcttttaaccaCCATTTTCACTCTCTGAAGCACAGGCACCTCCCTTACAATGGAGTGAGAACAGCAAACCAAACTCCGCAGCTTTCGAcgtattaattttattattccaAATGCTAATGCATAACATGGTAAACCGACGATACACAGAAAATTACCTTTGTCACTCAAAAGAATCATAACAATGGTAAATTATGTTTTCTCCCAAAACCGCAAATTACCACAACACTTTCTGTGCTAGAACCCTTGgatattattagattttatgtACAAAGTTACAGCTTACCTAGAAGACAAGGAAGCAAATGCAGCTTTTGTTTGTCGTTGACTCAGCTTCATGTACAAGCCCTGCAATGATAGCACCATGTTAAAACACATCACATTCCTCTATAAGAGTAAGTCGACTCCAATATGTTGAATTcaaatctttgtttttctttcttttctatttggTCCTCCGTTTTcctaaaacaaaacctaaacaTTTCAATAATTTATGCGCACATAGAAACCACTGACTGGTGCATACATCGATGACGTCAAcggaaataaaaatatcaaatgcaAACCAGACAAAACCCATCAAGCATATCACCAAAAGAGTAATAATGCATATATTGCTTGGGATCTGAATTCTAATCCAGATTTGAAATCATGGCAATTAGTGTAATCTTTACTTGTGCATGGATCGACTAATAATATTCATAGATGACATTACGTTTGCTGTATGTATTGTTGCTCCAGTAGTCATGCTAATGTTTTGGTTAGGAACCAGCTCAAAGTTCATGTGCTGCAAAAAGATTGCGAGAGCAACAATAGCTTCCAGCAAAGCAAACTGATCACCAACACACTTTCTGGGCCCACCGCTGAATGGAATGAATCTGTGGTATATATTTTGCACCATCAGCGCCAGTGTTAAAGGGATATGTAAAAGTAAAGAATGGATGCATTTGAGCTATCAGTACAATAAAGAGCACACATTTCTGTAAATGGGATTGAAAAGGTAAAAAACAGCATTGAAGTTATGAAACTCTTTTGGCATCTCTGAAAGGATATAAAAATCCAATACCTGAAATCTGTATTCGTTTCGTTAGGTATTGGGCCTTCTAAGTCAAATCTTTCTGGCACAAACTCTTCAGCTTTCTCCCAGACCTAGAAAAATAACAAGAAGATTGCCAaaatgtgggttttttttttcccgataaGTACCAAAATGTAGAAATGTGGAAAGACAAGTAAATCAGACATCTCAGGTCTGTTTcaattatgcattaaattactGAATTgcacaataaaagaaattaCATTTGACCATAAAAAGGGAAGTTTAAACAACATAAGCCGATACCTGTGAGGAATGATGGATATTATATACAGAAATCATAATGTCTTGACCAGCATTAACCTTGAAAGCTCCAGGAAGCACGTCAGCAACTTGAGCTCTTCTTAATAAGACCTAGAAGATTTGAAAGAGTGAAATAAGCAACAAATTGAGTCAGCAGAATTACCACATACTCTttctatttcatattattttgatataagtgGAAGAGAAAGAACGCAACCGACAGGAGGATGTGGATATAGACGGAGTGACTCAATTATGCAGCGGGTCAAGAACTTTAGATCCTTAATATCTTCATAAGCAGGAGGTCTTCCTTGTAGAACTCTGTCAACTTCCTCTTGTGCTTTCACCAATGAGGTCGAGTCCTGCAAAAGATGATGAACAATAAACAGTTTCTCAAAATACCACATTCAAGGGAAAAGATAGTCTGAATCACGTCCAAATTTATTACTGCAATCAAAGTAGCATATCAATATTTTACACATGTTCTATAGTTCACCAGATCCACAATACAAATCATAAGAACTTGAGCAAGGGTCCATGAATCGGTAAGGATCGGGCTGTGATAGTAACTTAAGGGCTACAACCTCTTATAAATTACTTCTTAACACATATATTGGACCCATTTGAATAGCAACAGAACCCGATTACCTATGTTCAGCCAACATTTCGAGCCAACAGGCAGTTTAGGGGTCAAAACATTGGTACAAGGCATACACGGATCATGGATGAGAACGGTATTGTTCAATTAggacaaaaaaatcaaaagaaatctTTCAAGTATCAAGAGATGGGTATAAATTGGTGtgatgttatatatttattctgaATCGGTAACACAGAGCCTGCCTATGCAGTCAGATGCTAAAGTTAGCATCAATTTATCATACAAATGGCAGACTCAAATAATAAAGAGAGAAGTGAAAATGGAAAGGATACCTTACTCAGAAGATAGAGTGTCCACGTCAACACTGAACCAGTAGTCTCATGACCAGCAACTAACATTGACAATAGGTCATCTCGTAGTTGTACACTTGAAACCTAAAACAGTATTTAGCAATTGTATCAAAACTAAATGCTATTACCCTAACAAAAATCCTTCAAGACAACATTGAGACAATACAACGGTAGATGTGTAGCATAGGTGATACATCTGCCACATTCAAAGGCAAGTGTATCATGGatgaaaataactttttttcttgAAGGTGGATAAAGTGGGCAGCTGTGTAAACATGCAGAGACATTGCGGAGGTGGTCATAGAAAAATCGAGTAATAAAAAAGCATGCTCATATGGAGTGAATTCCAGGCATATGCGACAACTTCTGGCCAGAAAGGCGGAAAACCAGGGACTGTAAACTTGAAGCATGGAAACTCAACCATTGGCAACAGTCACAACCAAGCAAAACTAGATGAAAACTTTGTGTATTGTCCCTTTCTATGCTTCCAAAGCCAAAAGCTTGGAAAATCTAGTAAGATTTGAAATAAAACTAATGAAGTGACTTGCAAACTTATAGAACCTGGAACACTCTCACGTCTTCAATTAAAGTCTTGACTATAACCTGTTCACATTTATAAGCACATGTAACCATAAATCAATTCTTCTTGTATGTTTTAAACGCACCAATAATTTTCCAGTCCCAAAACATCTAAACACCAAGTTGTTACCATCCTGAAAACCTCTGCATATGTGCATTCTGGACAGCAACAAATGACACAGTGATCACAAGCAAAACAAACCATACATAGGAGATaaaggtttggtttggtttcacaaatcatgtcatctcatctcaacatctaaacaccatttaaacaaaaacatttttcaatttcaaattttcaaaattttcatctaatcattacctagtcattacaattttctcaaacttccaaacaaaacacaaaaaacaatttgactttttcaaatcacaaaataaaaattatattaaaaaattatattttaaccctcttttaactttataatctttttattcaactttttcgatctcatttctcaaaatcctataaaatctttaactcaaattatttcactactattcacagatttctcatcttatcttgtCTCATCTGTGTAATGAAACAAGGCCAAAGAACACTAGCAGACCTCTTCTCTGCTTGCAAGCAAGAAGCGAAGAATGCTTGGATCAGCGTCATTTACATATTCCTCCTCATTTATTCTTTCTCCCTCGGCTTCCACCATATCTTTGCACTTTTCAATAAGTTCTTCAACAGTTCTCCTTATCACAGTAACCGCTTTTTCAGCTTTTATTTGTCTTGGGATTATTTTACAAAGAGCTTTAACCTACATCAAGACACAATATAGTACGTATATGATTatcaaaatgggaaaaaaaatataatgaaaagcAAGAACAGGGCAGCAGAAAGATATACCTTCCAATATGGTAATATATCAGTCGAACGAGCCTCTGCCTCTTTCAATGCAGTGTAAACTGCATCAATCACAGGGCTATCAGTGGTAAGTGAATCAAAATTATAGTTGAATACAGACAGACCTATAACATCAAGAGTTAATTGAGAAAAGTTTTCCTCCATGTTTACAGGACTGCCACTTAAAGCATCGAGCTTGAGCTTTTCCACCAATCTCTCAGCGCATTTGCAAAACACTCGATCAACCATCACTGACAAATACTTTTTGTGAAGTGATGGCACCACAGCCCTACGCCTTGCCTGTTAACAAGATATTAAAAATCACATGGATCATAACCAGTTCAgtgtatttttttgttactgGCTGAGAGcttacaaaaatgaaaaacggAGGCAATGACATGAGTGCAAAAAATAAACCTGGCAAGACAATCACCTATACTTATTCTCGAGAATAACAAGCAAAATAAGATAAAGCACAAATTATGCTTGGCCATTATGGCAATAAAGAAACCGGGAGAATTGGGGGGCACATAACCATCCGTTCAATAAGGTGAATCAGAACATAACATTGAAAGCTCAAAAATGATGTTCTAAACCAAAGCCCACCCACATTGAACCAACAACACGCAGCATTGTAAAAACTCCATGATTATAGCC
This genomic interval from Juglans regia cultivar Chandler chromosome 3, Walnut 2.0, whole genome shotgun sequence contains the following:
- the LOC118347956 gene encoding zinc finger BED domain-containing protein DAYSLEEPER-like, translating into MPSSGSESMPNVIHLDSTQPPTLDSSLPTTSPQVRPPITRKRGRSDVWQHFMRIENVKDPNEPKATCDYCGKVLLCHPKKQGTSSLKYHYQTCKVFNASGVGRDNPQSKMTGTRKTGVDGTTSSPSVGLAKYNEQKIRSAVAKMIIMDELPFRFVEKQDFKDFMTVVEPRFPIPSRITIMRDCMKMYMLEKDKLKNMFMASDYKICITTDMWTSIQNLNYMCITAHFIDDD
- the LOC108985270 gene encoding carotene epsilon-monooxygenase, chloroplastic, which codes for MSSSLSTSSLFRTPPLLKPTFTTSTTIFSSKPPPYQFLTINSSLNNNNNSSNNNNKSNKTSSWVSPDWLTSLTRSLTLSKDDDSGIPIASAKLEDVSDLLGGALFLPLFKWMNDYGPIYRLAAGPRNFVVVSDPTIAKHVLRNYGRYSKGLVSEVSEFLFGSGFAIAEGPLWTARRRAVVPSLHKKYLSVMVDRVFCKCAERLVEKLKLDALSGSPVNMEENFSQLTLDVIGLSVFNYNFDSLTTDSPVIDAVYTALKEAEARSTDILPYWKVKALCKIIPRQIKAEKAVTVIRRTVEELIEKCKDMVEAEGERINEEEYVNDADPSILRFLLASREEVSSVQLRDDLLSMLVAGHETTGSVLTWTLYLLSKDSTSLVKAQEEVDRVLQGRPPAYEDIKDLKFLTRCIIESLRLYPHPPVLLRRAQVADVLPGAFKVNAGQDIMISVYNIHHSSQVWEKAEEFVPERFDLEGPIPNETNTDFRFIPFSGGPRKCVGDQFALLEAIVALAIFLQHMNFELVPNQNISMTTGATIHTANGLYMKLSQRQTKAAFASLSSR